In one Lolium rigidum isolate FL_2022 chromosome 3, APGP_CSIRO_Lrig_0.1, whole genome shotgun sequence genomic region, the following are encoded:
- the LOC124703643 gene encoding ankyrin repeat protein SKIP35-like: MDVEGKMNLEIGSKDMEVESRSLRLEEPLASSEMDMDESGEVDANNNGSSRDCPLTPKGSRTSSKACAAKKPRSVSTDFGDELDLEFGSGERDCGRQQDRKLSRHDRVELSRSFQRAVSSHDWESADNLVGRADAQGLNDVLCVAVDAIWFLSDKEELHAVVALIRRIVSEGANDFTRAALRTSFLASCVSACRGRTTSLADAVSFMGQKLHERLQESHGDEVLKAEASAKVHKFTEWALKCIGLHSRAREGKGRGNHGTIIEVQLQLSAFKTFLDLADNDLTGKDFTEAFDAACFPLTLFSSTFDQGWASGISAAAIQGLLELLVEGGADNVNQCFLEAARYGSTELVRILLQIAQRNSLDIDVDLALGFAAHYGKLETMGCLVQEGNSVAFLGPLMRAAERGCLQVVEWFVNRGCRDMELCLALTAATSSSQVAVAAYLLPLVPQLVLAPLSIEIVKAAGERSTGSLQGVDFLLRSDFLNDPAATYSVADSIAKSADEAVDAKLRSFMLENWSEAAFSEGFTSAQEHFLNMTRIMERGESPVLLRDLPLQLVIAMAYLPLYRECIESGGRLLPQRLRGQLVEAAGRLEGRQLDRSSQGRELLAILEHHLPRFFVKT, from the exons ATGGATGTGGAGGGCAAGATGAATTTGGAG ATTGGATCCAAGGACATGGAGGTGGAGAGCAGGAGCCTAAGGCTGGAGGAGCCACTGGCCTCCTCCGAGATGGACATGGATGAGAGTGGCGAGGTGGATGCCAACAACAATGGCAGCTCCAGGGACTGTCCCTTGACCCCCAAGGGTTCCAGGACCTCATCCAAGGCTTGTGCCGCCAAGAAGCCGAGATCGGTGAGCACCGACTTCGGGGACGAGCTGGACTTGGAGTTTGGGAGTGGAGAGCGTGACTGCGGCAGGCAGCAGGACAGGAAGCTCTCGAGGCATGACCGGGTCGAGCTCAGCCGGTCCTTCCAGCGTGCAGTGAGCTCTCACGACTGGGAGAGCGCCGATAACTTGGTAGGGAGGGCTGATGCGCAGGGACTCAACGACGTGCTCTGCGTGGCGGTCGATGCTATCTGGTTCTTGAGCGACAAGGAGGAGCTGCATGCTGTTGTCGCGTTGATCAGGAGGATTGTGTCGGAAGGTGCGAACGATTTCACACGTGCCGCACTCCGGACATCGTTCCTTGCGTCGTGTGTGTCGGCATGCAGGGGCCGGACGACCAGCCTCGCCGATGCCGTGAGCTTCATGGGTCAAAA GTTACATGAACGCCTCCAAGAATCACATGGTGACGAGGTATTGAAGGCAGAAGCAAGTGCAAAGGTGCACAAGTTCACAGAATGGGCTCTCAAGTGCATTGGTTTACACTCGCGTGCGCGGGAGGGTAAGGGCAGGGGAAACCATGGCACCATCATTGAGGTTCAACTTCAGCTATCTGCGTTCAAGACATTTCTGGATCTTGCCGATAATGATCTTACTGGGAAAGATTTCACTGAGGCCTTTGATGCTGCATGCTTTCCCCTTACACTGTTCTCAAGCACCTTTGACCAAGGATGGGCATCAGGGATCTCGGCAGCTGCAATACAGGGGCTCCTAGAGTTATTGGTAGAGGGTGGCGCAGACAATGTGAACCAATGCTTTCTTGAAGCTGCTCGCTATGGAAGCACTGAACTTGTCCGCATCTTACTTCAG ATTGCTCAAAGGAACAGCTTGGACATTGATGTGGATCTAGCCCTCGGCTTTGCTGCCCACTATGGGAAACTCGAAACCATGGGATGCTTAGTCCAGGAAGGCAACTCTGTCGCCTTTCTTGGCCCTTTAATGCGAGCAGCTGAGCGTGGATGTCTTCAAGTTGTTGAATGGTTCGTCAACCGTGGCTGTCGGGACATGGAGCTTTGCCTAGCCCTCACTGCTGCCACCTCTAGTAGCCAGGTTGCAGTTGCTGCCTATCTCCTGCCTCTAGTCCCCCAACTTGTTCTTGCCCCACTGAGCATTGAGATTGTCAAGGCTGCTGGCGAGAGAAGCACAGGTTCCCTCCAAGGTGTGGATTTTCTTCTCCGCTCGGACTTCCTCAATGACCCAGCCGCCACGTATTCTGTGGCAGACAGCATAGCAAAATCTGCTGATGAGGCTGTAGATGCGAAGCTTAGGTCGTTCATGCTTGAGAATTGGTCAGAAGCAGCCTTCTCTGAGGGATTCACATCTGCACAAGAGCACTTTCTTAACATGACAAGGATAATGGAAAGGGGTGAGTCACCAGTCCTCCTGAGGGACCTCCCGCTTCAGCTGGTGATTGCCATGGCCTACTTGCCACTGTACAGGGAGTGCATCGAGTCAGGTGGACGGCTTTTGCCGCAGAGGCTAAGAGGTCAGCTTGTGGAGGCTGCAGGCAGGCTGGAGGGCCGGCAACTGGACAGGAGTAGCCAAGGCAGAGAGCTCTTGGCCATCTTGGAGCACCACCTCCCGCGCTTCTTCGTCAAGACTTGA